A single Cronobacter condimenti 1330 DNA region contains:
- a CDS encoding diguanylate phosphodiesterase: MLTTIIYRSHICDDVPVTVLEEMVDAANNKNGQADVTGILLFNGRHFFQLLEGPEEGVQSIYRAICADTRHYNLVELLCDYAPSRRFGKSGMELFDLRDYERDEVLQHVLDKGTSKYQLVYGDRALQFFQTFVEATEKENYFEIPPGDSWDFITEDDGVQAPDTFRAHTECSFAFQPIIDPLSREVVSLEALLRTPDGAPPQTFFEGLQGEALYETDLKSKKTAFAMAGALNIGKQTLCVNLLPMTLVKIPGAVDFLVQEIQANGLVPDQVIVEFTESEVISRLDEFTGAIRQLKAAGLRVAIDHFGAGFAGLLLLAQFQPDCIKINHDLIRDVHKSGPRQAIVQALIKCCASLEIAISAVGVEKAEEWMWLESAGITLFQGHLFAKPALGGIPGVAWPEKKFGL, encoded by the coding sequence CAGCAAATAACAAAAACGGTCAGGCCGACGTTACCGGCATTTTGCTTTTCAATGGCAGGCACTTCTTCCAGTTGCTGGAAGGCCCGGAAGAGGGCGTGCAGTCCATTTATCGCGCTATCTGCGCCGATACCCGTCATTACAATCTCGTGGAACTGTTATGCGACTACGCGCCGTCACGCCGCTTTGGCAAATCGGGCATGGAGTTGTTTGATTTGCGGGATTATGAGCGCGACGAAGTGCTTCAGCATGTACTGGATAAAGGCACCTCAAAATATCAGCTGGTCTATGGCGACCGCGCGCTGCAGTTCTTCCAGACCTTCGTGGAAGCGACAGAAAAAGAAAACTATTTCGAAATTCCGCCTGGCGATAGCTGGGATTTTATTACCGAAGATGACGGTGTTCAGGCACCTGACACGTTCAGGGCGCACACCGAATGCAGTTTTGCCTTCCAGCCAATTATCGACCCGCTCTCCCGTGAAGTGGTCTCGCTGGAAGCGCTGCTGCGTACCCCTGACGGCGCCCCGCCGCAGACCTTTTTTGAAGGGCTTCAGGGTGAGGCGTTGTATGAGACTGATCTGAAAAGCAAGAAAACCGCTTTTGCGATGGCGGGCGCGCTCAATATCGGCAAGCAAACCCTGTGTGTGAACCTGTTACCCATGACGCTTGTGAAAATTCCAGGCGCGGTAGATTTCCTGGTGCAGGAAATTCAGGCCAACGGGCTGGTGCCAGACCAGGTCATCGTGGAATTTACCGAAAGTGAGGTGATCTCACGTCTGGATGAATTTACCGGCGCCATTCGCCAGCTCAAAGCGGCGGGGTTGCGGGTGGCTATTGATCACTTTGGTGCCGGGTTTGCCGGGCTGTTGCTGCTCGCACAGTTCCAGCCGGATTGCATCAAGATTAACCACGACCTGATTCGCGATGTGCATAAAAGCGGCCCACGTCAGGCGATTGTACAGGCGCTCATCAAGTGCTGCGCTTCGCTGGAGATAGCCATTTCCGCAGTGGGTGTGGAGAAAGCCGAAGAGTGGATGTGGCTGGAATCCGCCGGTATCACGCTCTTTCAGGGGCACCTTTTCGCAAAACCCGCGCTTGGCGGCATTCCGGGTGTGGCGTGGCCGGAGAAAAAATTCGGCCTCTGA
- a CDS encoding MerR family transcriptional regulator, with amino-acid sequence MAFYSIGEIAERCGINPVTLRAWQRRYGLLKPQRSEGGHRQFDEDDIQRIEEIKRLVKSGVPVGKVKALLDKDMVVAPETWGVLQEEMMTVVRQARPATLRAKITALVRENAVDGLIDHVFLPVRRRLSLDQYTAPSMRSLMDGALIEYATLFLAEARKKTTKEALLMGWGTVDRARLWLEACRLAHQGWHIDLLAEPLDLPHPELFPNQHFFVWTDEPLSEGQKERVSHWQAQGFAITFLTNPDHA; translated from the coding sequence ATGGCGTTTTACAGCATTGGCGAGATAGCAGAACGGTGCGGGATAAACCCCGTGACGCTGCGAGCCTGGCAGCGGCGCTATGGCCTGCTTAAACCTCAACGCAGCGAAGGCGGGCACCGCCAGTTCGATGAAGACGATATCCAGCGTATTGAAGAGATCAAACGTCTGGTGAAAAGTGGCGTGCCCGTGGGCAAAGTGAAAGCGCTGCTGGATAAAGACATGGTGGTGGCCCCTGAGACCTGGGGCGTATTGCAGGAAGAGATGATGACCGTGGTGCGTCAGGCGCGCCCGGCGACATTGCGTGCGAAAATCACTGCGCTGGTGCGCGAAAATGCCGTCGACGGTCTCATCGATCATGTGTTTTTACCGGTTCGTCGTCGTCTCAGCCTTGATCAATACACCGCGCCGTCAATGCGTAGCCTGATGGACGGCGCGCTGATTGAGTACGCCACGCTGTTTCTTGCCGAGGCACGCAAAAAAACCACCAAAGAAGCCTTGCTGATGGGCTGGGGAACGGTTGATCGCGCTCGTCTTTGGCTTGAAGCCTGCCGCCTCGCGCATCAGGGCTGGCACATCGACCTGCTTGCGGAACCGCTCGATCTGCCGCACCCGGAGCTGTTCCCAAACCAGCACTTTTTCGTCTGGACCGATGAACCGCTGTCCGAGGGACAAAAAGAGCGCGTGTCGCACTGGCAGGCCCAGGGCTTCGCTATTACCTTTTTAACCAATCCTGACCACGCATAA
- the tehA gene encoding dicarboxylate transporter/tellurite-resistance protein TehA, whose product MHKNLGSRTVLNLPAGYYGMVLGIIGMGLAWRYASTIWPVSPVIGNSLVLLAMVVWLLLSMAFIYRAVTFWQSVAAELRHPVQSSFISLFPATTMLVAIGMTPWCRPAALVLFFAGVAAQLGYGAWQSAGLWRGSHPAEATTPGLYLPTVANNFISAMACGALGFHDAGYVFLGAGVFSWLSLEPVILQRLRSAGELPTALRTSLGIQLAPALVACNAWLAVNGGEADVFAKMLFGYGLLQLLFMLRLMPWYLAQPFNASFWSFSFGISALASTGLHLGHHSASGFFHTLAVPLFIFTNLIIATLLIRTVVLLIQGKLLLRVERLPTPGPQNAE is encoded by the coding sequence ATGCATAAAAACCTGGGTTCCCGGACGGTGCTTAACCTGCCGGCGGGCTACTACGGCATGGTGTTAGGGATAATCGGCATGGGGCTTGCCTGGCGTTATGCCAGCACCATCTGGCCCGTCAGTCCGGTTATCGGCAATAGTCTGGTGCTGCTGGCAATGGTCGTCTGGCTGCTGCTGAGTATGGCGTTTATTTATCGTGCTGTGACCTTCTGGCAAAGCGTGGCGGCTGAATTGCGCCACCCGGTGCAGAGCAGTTTTATCAGTCTGTTCCCGGCGACCACGATGCTGGTGGCTATTGGCATGACGCCCTGGTGTCGGCCGGCGGCGCTGGTGCTGTTCTTCGCAGGCGTTGCCGCGCAGCTGGGCTACGGCGCCTGGCAGTCGGCGGGGCTGTGGCGCGGGAGCCACCCCGCTGAAGCCACCACGCCCGGACTTTATCTGCCTACGGTTGCGAACAACTTTATCAGCGCGATGGCCTGCGGAGCGCTGGGATTTCATGATGCAGGTTACGTGTTTCTCGGGGCAGGCGTTTTTTCATGGTTGAGTCTGGAGCCGGTAATTTTACAGCGGCTGCGCAGCGCAGGGGAGTTGCCCACGGCGCTTCGAACCTCGCTTGGGATTCAGCTTGCCCCCGCGCTGGTTGCCTGCAACGCCTGGCTTGCCGTCAACGGCGGGGAGGCGGATGTCTTCGCCAAAATGCTCTTTGGCTATGGGCTGTTACAGTTACTGTTTATGCTGCGCCTGATGCCCTGGTATCTGGCGCAGCCGTTTAACGCTTCGTTCTGGAGCTTCTCATTCGGCATCTCGGCGTTAGCCAGCACCGGGCTGCATCTCGGTCATCACAGCGCCAGCGGTTTTTTCCATACGCTCGCGGTGCCGCTGTTTATTTTCACGAACCTCATCATTGCCACGCTGCTTATCAGGACCGTCGTGCTGTTGATTCAGGGAAAATTACTGCTGCGCGTGGAGCGTCTTCCCACGCCGGGGCCGCAGAACGCGGAGTAA
- a CDS encoding methyl-accepting chemotaxis protein, translated as MTGKPGIFKNLSVATKLFGGFSLLVAVIIISSGISITQLLAISEHAEKEQLLNQINNDLSAARRNRLVYQSTHDEKAAQENLNAINQMAEKIESGKQFSWEDDTGVLFEELGVTVKAYREVRNNFIAQESASIAQGKNVLDAANQPAFSEASQALRNSDTLTKASVNLLYYVEKLRADATSIVGSRGKEGQQQFSADMQQATAQLNAIKNENSTAVVSSADAIQSALNTLASQVDAYVLALKNAKAASDAMPPVSDKLNNTTSELAQLQADKSKTKISHVMYIVVIVALCSVVIGLFIAWLITRQMTSQIRYNLNVAERIAAGDLTAVIEASSNDELGRLSIAMATMNQKLRELITQIKESVVYVASASSQISIGNTDLASRTEEQSAAVVETAASMEELTSTVKRNADNAREASTLAHTAAENARSGGQIVWGVVDTMKTITDSSNKIKDIISVINGISFQTNILALNAAVEAARAGEQGRGFAVVAGEVRTLAQRSAQAAKEIEGLIQESVDRVNSGSAMVNKAGDTMKDIVSSVEGVSGIMTEISHASDEQSRGIDQISKAVSELDSTTQQNAALVQESSAAAASLEQQAGELSQLISLFKLGDAISKKPSAKPAFAAAPASASRTLAADGAGDWETF; from the coding sequence ATGACAGGTAAACCCGGTATTTTTAAAAATCTTTCTGTAGCAACGAAGCTATTCGGCGGCTTTTCACTTTTAGTCGCCGTTATTATCATTTCCTCTGGGATCAGCATCACTCAGCTTTTAGCTATCAGCGAACATGCTGAAAAAGAGCAGTTGCTTAATCAGATCAATAACGATTTAAGTGCCGCCAGACGTAACCGCCTGGTGTACCAGTCCACCCATGACGAAAAAGCCGCCCAGGAAAACCTTAACGCGATTAATCAAATGGCGGAGAAGATTGAAAGCGGTAAACAATTTTCCTGGGAGGACGATACCGGTGTGCTGTTTGAAGAACTCGGCGTAACGGTAAAAGCCTACAGAGAAGTGCGTAACAACTTTATTGCTCAGGAAAGCGCGAGCATTGCGCAAGGCAAAAACGTACTGGACGCTGCAAACCAGCCAGCTTTTAGCGAAGCGAGCCAGGCCCTGCGCAACAGCGATACACTGACCAAAGCCAGCGTTAACCTGCTCTACTACGTTGAAAAATTACGAGCGGATGCCACATCGATTGTGGGCTCGCGTGGTAAAGAGGGGCAGCAGCAATTCAGCGCCGATATGCAGCAGGCCACCGCGCAGCTGAACGCCATTAAAAACGAGAACAGCACGGCCGTGGTCAGCTCGGCAGACGCTATCCAGTCAGCACTGAATACGCTCGCAAGCCAGGTTGATGCCTACGTTCTGGCGCTGAAAAACGCCAAAGCGGCTTCCGATGCAATGCCTCCCGTGTCGGACAAGCTTAATAACACCACCAGTGAACTGGCGCAGTTGCAGGCGGATAAAAGTAAAACCAAAATTAGCCACGTGATGTATATCGTCGTGATCGTGGCCCTTTGTTCTGTGGTGATCGGGCTCTTTATCGCCTGGCTTATCACCCGCCAGATGACCTCGCAGATCCGCTATAACCTGAATGTGGCGGAGCGCATCGCCGCAGGCGACCTGACGGCGGTGATTGAAGCGAGCTCGAATGACGAGCTGGGCCGCCTGAGTATCGCAATGGCGACCATGAACCAGAAACTGCGTGAGCTTATCACCCAAATTAAGGAATCGGTTGTTTATGTGGCCTCCGCCTCCTCGCAGATTTCTATCGGCAACACCGATCTGGCGTCACGTACCGAAGAACAGTCCGCCGCTGTGGTTGAAACAGCAGCCAGTATGGAAGAGTTAACCTCGACCGTGAAACGCAACGCCGATAACGCCCGCGAAGCCAGTACGCTTGCCCATACGGCGGCTGAAAACGCACGCAGCGGTGGTCAGATTGTCTGGGGTGTCGTGGATACGATGAAAACTATCACCGACAGCTCAAACAAAATTAAAGACATTATCAGCGTCATTAACGGTATTTCGTTCCAGACAAACATTCTGGCGCTCAACGCTGCGGTAGAAGCCGCGCGTGCAGGCGAACAGGGCCGCGGTTTCGCCGTAGTTGCCGGTGAAGTAAGAACGCTGGCGCAACGCAGCGCGCAGGCGGCAAAAGAGATAGAAGGTCTGATTCAGGAATCGGTTGACCGCGTGAATTCTGGCTCGGCGATGGTCAATAAAGCGGGCGACACGATGAAAGATATCGTCTCTTCCGTAGAGGGTGTCAGCGGGATCATGACGGAAATCTCACATGCTTCTGACGAACAGAGCCGTGGCATCGACCAGATCAGCAAAGCCGTCAGTGAGCTCGATTCCACTACCCAGCAGAACGCCGCGCTGGTGCAGGAATCTTCCGCCGCCGCCGCGTCGCTGGAGCAGCAGGCAGGCGAGCTGTCGCAGCTGATTTCACTGTTCAAGCTGGGCGATGCCATTTCGAAAAAACCGTCTGCGAAACCCGCTTTTGCGGCCGCACCGGCCAGCGCAAGCCGCACGCTTGCAGCAGACGGCGCGGGAGACTGGGAAACCTTCTGA
- a CDS encoding thioredoxin fold domain-containing protein: MKYSALLAFGMLCLSTGHALSATPTTSPELSYPEMMKTISGLQPLTFKAAHEKHQVLVFIDNQCSYCTYVVKNVDKYTDAGLTMSFLTVAPDSIRDSVISDMARVWCSADKQKSLKNAMVGFLPNNDATPACENLVKAQSDFAVKNGVNVTPTMVVLDNPPQVIIGSQPPDAILASLHAPQK, encoded by the coding sequence ATGAAGTATTCAGCGTTACTGGCGTTTGGGATGTTATGTCTTAGCACTGGCCATGCGTTATCTGCGACACCGACAACCTCACCCGAGCTCAGTTATCCGGAAATGATGAAAACAATATCGGGTTTACAGCCGCTGACATTCAAAGCGGCCCATGAAAAACACCAGGTGTTGGTATTTATCGATAACCAGTGCAGTTATTGCACCTATGTTGTTAAGAATGTTGATAAATATACCGATGCCGGACTGACCATGTCGTTTTTAACCGTCGCGCCCGATTCCATCCGGGATTCCGTAATTAGCGATATGGCCCGCGTCTGGTGTTCTGCGGACAAACAAAAAAGCCTGAAGAATGCGATGGTGGGCTTTTTGCCGAATAACGACGCCACCCCCGCCTGCGAAAACCTGGTTAAAGCGCAGTCGGATTTCGCCGTAAAAAATGGCGTGAACGTGACGCCAACCATGGTCGTGCTGGATAACCCGCCGCAGGTGATTATCGGCAGCCAGCCACCGGACGCTATTCTGGCGAGCCTTCACGCCCCGCAAAAATAA
- a CDS encoding GNAT family N-acetyltransferase: MTFRIRKTADEEITQLGVIERSADSAFTTIPGLEWVATAGVQSDTLHHRLLAEGYSAVAVDEHDIPVGFINGDYVDDTLHILGVAVTREYQGQGMGKLLMADAIRCARERALHAVTLTTFRTVPWNQPFYERLGFDVIAQADLPAHLIRVLDDEAAHGFCRAARCAMRLKLRK, translated from the coding sequence ATGACATTTCGTATCAGAAAGACCGCAGATGAAGAGATTACGCAGCTTGGGGTAATTGAGCGCTCAGCGGACAGCGCATTCACGACAATCCCCGGCCTGGAATGGGTTGCGACGGCTGGCGTGCAGTCAGATACCCTGCATCATCGTCTCCTGGCTGAGGGGTATTCTGCTGTCGCGGTGGATGAACATGATATTCCTGTCGGGTTTATCAATGGCGACTACGTGGATGACACGCTGCATATTCTGGGCGTGGCGGTCACGCGGGAATATCAGGGCCAGGGAATGGGGAAATTACTGATGGCGGATGCAATTCGTTGCGCCCGTGAGCGCGCGCTTCATGCCGTCACCCTTACCACCTTCAGGACGGTCCCGTGGAATCAGCCGTTTTATGAGCGTCTCGGCTTTGATGTCATCGCCCAAGCCGACTTGCCGGCACATCTGATACGGGTGCTCGATGACGAAGCGGCGCACGGCTTCTGCCGCGCGGCGCGATGCGCGATGCGCCTTAAACTCAGAAAGTGA
- a CDS encoding antibiotic biosynthesis monooxygenase family protein produces the protein MIAVLFEAQALPAAQQRYFDLAAGLRPLLATAPGFIDIDRFQSLTTPGKLLSLSWWESEEAVRAWKSNLMHQAAQQEGQDSIFAWYRIRVAHVLRDYSSDTKDNSHV, from the coding sequence ATGATAGCCGTTTTATTTGAAGCACAGGCGCTGCCCGCAGCGCAGCAACGTTATTTCGATCTTGCCGCCGGGCTCAGACCGCTGCTGGCGACCGCGCCGGGGTTTATTGATATCGACCGTTTCCAGAGCCTGACGACACCCGGGAAATTACTGTCGCTCTCCTGGTGGGAGAGTGAAGAGGCCGTACGCGCCTGGAAAAGCAACCTTATGCATCAGGCTGCCCAGCAAGAAGGGCAGGACAGCATTTTTGCCTGGTACCGGATCCGCGTTGCCCATGTGCTTCGCGATTATTCATCAGATACAAAGGATAACTCACATGTATGA
- a CDS encoding ArsR/SmtB family transcription factor, translating to MGSSQRHPLNDEAPVPRLEQAMSGVAAAIADPSRVAILCALMDGRAWTATELSTVADIAPSTASGHLSRLMQHGLIVCLSQGRHRYYRLAGHEIAGLLENLMGVSMSPRRVPEPGTPVHLRQARTCYDHLAGELAVKMYAFMLAQQWLTPEGDALTVEGRQHFAALGVPLALKPRRKVCCPCLDWSERRYHLGGEAGAALLTRFVEQGWFVRTPGYREILVTPAGRTALHRYFGIDTVYPD from the coding sequence ATGGGCAGTTCCCAGCGTCACCCCCTGAATGACGAGGCGCCGGTTCCGCGTCTGGAGCAGGCTATGTCCGGCGTGGCGGCGGCTATCGCCGATCCGTCACGTGTCGCTATCCTCTGCGCGCTGATGGACGGGCGCGCGTGGACCGCCACTGAACTTAGCACCGTGGCCGATATTGCGCCGTCGACCGCGAGCGGCCATCTCTCGCGGCTGATGCAGCACGGGCTAATTGTCTGTCTTTCGCAGGGCAGGCATCGCTATTACCGGCTGGCGGGCCATGAGATTGCCGGATTGCTGGAAAATCTAATGGGGGTTTCCATGAGCCCTCGTCGGGTGCCTGAGCCCGGCACGCCTGTGCATTTGCGACAGGCCCGTACCTGTTATGACCATCTCGCCGGGGAACTCGCCGTGAAGATGTACGCGTTTATGTTGGCGCAACAGTGGCTTACGCCGGAGGGCGACGCGCTGACCGTCGAAGGAAGACAGCATTTTGCGGCGCTCGGCGTGCCGCTGGCTCTGAAACCCAGACGTAAAGTGTGCTGCCCGTGTCTCGACTGGAGTGAAAGACGATATCACCTGGGCGGGGAGGCGGGCGCGGCACTCCTGACGCGGTTTGTTGAACAGGGCTGGTTTGTCCGCACCCCCGGTTACCGTGAGATCCTCGTCACCCCTGCCGGGCGTACCGCGCTACACCGTTATTTCGGGATTGATACGGTTTATCCAGACTGA
- a CDS encoding response regulator transcription factor yields the protein MEHIVYVVDDDSAVRHAIVSLLGSAGLEVRDFATAESFLDHAFEAIPACVILDMQMPGISGFEVAQTLKARGRDLPVIFLTGYGTIPLSVQAMKSGAYEFLTKPVVPDELIASVEAALRFAEENAQHSRQHYDLKQRHLSLTPREQEVLQLAISGLLNKQIAHELGVSEITVKVHRKRVMEKMQARSLADLVRAAERLSIRSAV from the coding sequence ATGGAACATATTGTCTATGTTGTGGATGATGACAGTGCCGTCAGGCACGCCATCGTCTCGCTGCTGGGCTCCGCCGGGCTTGAAGTACGGGATTTCGCTACCGCGGAGTCCTTTCTGGATCATGCGTTTGAGGCTATTCCCGCCTGTGTCATTCTGGATATGCAAATGCCTGGCATTTCTGGCTTTGAGGTCGCGCAGACGCTGAAAGCGCGCGGGCGCGATCTGCCCGTTATTTTCCTGACGGGCTACGGCACCATTCCCCTGTCGGTCCAGGCGATGAAAAGCGGCGCGTATGAATTTCTCACCAAACCGGTCGTACCGGACGAATTAATTGCCTCGGTGGAAGCGGCGCTGCGTTTTGCCGAAGAAAACGCACAACATTCACGCCAGCATTATGATTTGAAACAGCGTCATTTATCGCTGACCCCGCGCGAGCAGGAAGTATTACAACTGGCCATTAGCGGTCTGTTGAATAAACAGATAGCCCACGAGCTGGGTGTCAGCGAAATCACCGTTAAGGTTCACCGCAAACGGGTGATGGAAAAAATGCAGGCACGATCGCTTGCGGATTTAGTTCGGGCGGCGGAGCGACTCTCCATTCGCTCCGCCGTGTAA